The following are from one region of the Paenibacillus sabinae T27 genome:
- a CDS encoding class I SAM-dependent methyltransferase codes for MESVIRYYDGYDEASRLVRDNTGRLEFITTVHVLDKYISKDHQILDVGAGTGIYSFYYAEKGLPVVSTDLSPKHVEIIQDKITSGGYSNIIAERADATDLSKFKPGSFDAVFCLGPMYHLTDQTDQRKCISECLRVLRPGGVLAVAYINKFFILPYLVKSNSGYLTDQWVAKFLEQGGISSADEDCFWTDAYFHTPEEIEQLLGEQGVSKLDHAAADGIGVIMKDTVNRFNKEQFDSWVNYHLRTCSEPSILGISNHGLYVGRK; via the coding sequence TTGGAATCGGTAATTCGTTACTATGACGGCTATGATGAGGCTTCCAGACTGGTTAGGGACAATACCGGGAGGCTTGAGTTTATCACGACTGTGCATGTCCTGGACAAGTACATATCGAAAGATCATCAAATACTGGACGTTGGCGCCGGGACGGGGATTTATTCTTTTTATTATGCGGAAAAAGGCCTTCCGGTTGTCTCGACCGATCTTTCGCCTAAGCATGTTGAGATCATCCAGGACAAGATCACAAGTGGAGGCTATTCGAATATAATCGCCGAACGGGCGGATGCGACGGATCTCTCCAAGTTTAAGCCGGGCAGCTTTGACGCCGTTTTTTGTCTGGGGCCGATGTATCATCTCACAGATCAGACGGATCAGCGCAAGTGCATAAGCGAATGTCTGAGGGTGCTGAGGCCTGGAGGGGTTTTGGCCGTCGCCTATATCAACAAGTTTTTTATACTCCCCTACCTCGTTAAGAGCAACTCCGGCTATCTGACCGACCAGTGGGTGGCGAAATTTCTGGAGCAGGGCGGAATCAGTTCGGCGGATGAGGACTGCTTTTGGACAGATGCGTATTTCCATACACCTGAAGAAATCGAGCAATTGCTCGGTGAACAAGGAGTAAGCAAGCTGGACCATGCGGCAGCCGACGGGATAGGCGTAATCATGAAGGATACCGTTAACCGGTTCAACAAGGAACAGTTCGACTCCTGGGTAAATTATCACCTAAGAACCTGCTCCGAGCCGTCCATTCTGGGAATCAGCAACCACGGCTTGTATGTGGGACGAAAATAG
- a CDS encoding alpha/beta fold hydrolase encodes MTEHTFTMTDPLGVPIHVYEWLPEAESPIRGIVQISHGMCETAARYVRVAGRLNAAGYAVYAGDHRGHGKTAGRIDLLGDAGCDGFYWMRRNLLQIGAIASGKHPGLPIFLLGHSMGSFLTQKLMCEPGSERYAGYILSGSNGPRGMLRLGEALARAQLALKGEQHRSVLLNSIVFGGNNRSFSLVRTAFDWLSSDNAEVDSFISDPFCGAICTTRFFRDFFRLLQDIHSKAVLGSLCKDKPVYLFSGEKDPVGLNGKGILRLAELYRRLGVSDLEVRLYPDGRHEMLNERNRGEVMDDLLDWLIRHLPAGRGLLRT; translated from the coding sequence GTGACAGAACATACCTTTACAATGACCGATCCTCTCGGCGTCCCGATCCACGTCTATGAATGGCTGCCCGAGGCCGAAAGCCCTATCCGGGGTATCGTTCAGATCTCGCACGGTATGTGCGAGACGGCAGCCAGATACGTCCGAGTGGCAGGCCGGTTGAACGCCGCGGGCTACGCAGTGTATGCGGGAGACCATAGGGGACATGGCAAGACAGCCGGAAGAATCGATCTGCTCGGCGATGCTGGATGCGACGGCTTCTACTGGATGCGCCGCAACCTTCTTCAGATTGGCGCCATCGCGTCAGGCAAGCATCCGGGACTCCCCATTTTTCTGCTCGGGCACAGCATGGGCTCGTTTCTTACCCAGAAGCTGATGTGCGAGCCGGGGAGCGAAAGATATGCGGGCTATATTTTGAGCGGGAGCAACGGCCCCCGCGGGATGCTTCGGCTCGGAGAGGCGCTGGCCAGGGCTCAGCTGGCGCTTAAGGGCGAACAGCATCGCAGCGTGCTGTTGAACAGCATCGTATTCGGCGGCAATAACCGCTCCTTCTCCCTTGTCCGCACAGCCTTCGATTGGCTGAGCAGCGACAATGCGGAGGTCGACAGCTTCATATCCGACCCGTTCTGCGGGGCGATCTGCACGACCCGGTTCTTCCGGGATTTCTTCAGGCTGCTGCAGGATATCCATTCCAAAGCCGTGCTGGGCTCGCTGTGCAAAGACAAGCCGGTCTATTTGTTCTCCGGCGAGAAGGACCCGGTCGGCTTGAACGGCAAGGGAATTCTTCGTCTGGCTGAGCTGTACCGGAGGCTGGGCGTGAGTGATCTGGAGGTGCGGCTGTACCCGGACGGCCGGCATGAAATGCTGAATGAGCGGAACCGCGGCGAGGTGATGGACGATCTGCTCGATTGGCTGATCCGCCACCTCCCCGCCGGACGAGGCCTCCTTCGAACGTAA
- a CDS encoding type I phosphomannose isomerase catalytic subunit: MTLPYPLKFQPEFKERVWGGRALEKFGLDLPEGHIGEGWMIADHPNGTSAVVNGELAGKGLDEIREAYGREWFGSKGHSEASGRFPLLIKLLDCNDNLSVQVHPTDDYERLPKGELGKTEMWYVLEAEPGAKIIYGLKEGVNRESLRQALEDGSVMELLQEVPVSAGDTFYIPAGTVHALCAGVVVAEIQQNSDTTYRIYDYDRPGLDGKPRELHIEDSLNVTAYEGAGATSMKTDGAVPGEWLRLAVSPYFIVEKGIVNGSWGLETNPESFTVLVVCEGSGHLLWEGGSQPYSAGECYLLPANLGAYTIEGQATLLRSYLP; encoded by the coding sequence ATGACTTTGCCGTACCCTTTAAAATTTCAACCGGAATTCAAAGAACGGGTCTGGGGCGGACGAGCCCTGGAGAAGTTCGGTCTTGACCTGCCCGAAGGCCATATCGGTGAAGGCTGGATGATTGCCGACCACCCGAACGGAACCTCTGCCGTCGTGAACGGCGAACTCGCGGGCAAAGGCCTGGACGAGATCCGCGAAGCTTACGGGCGTGAATGGTTCGGCAGCAAAGGCCATTCGGAAGCAAGCGGAAGATTCCCTCTCCTGATCAAGCTGCTGGACTGCAACGACAACCTGTCCGTTCAGGTTCATCCCACCGACGACTACGAGCGACTGCCCAAGGGCGAGCTAGGGAAGACTGAAATGTGGTACGTGCTTGAAGCCGAGCCTGGCGCCAAAATCATCTACGGCCTTAAGGAAGGCGTGAACCGCGAAAGTCTGCGGCAAGCACTGGAAGACGGCTCGGTCATGGAACTCCTTCAGGAGGTGCCGGTTTCGGCAGGGGATACGTTCTATATTCCGGCCGGAACGGTGCATGCCCTCTGCGCGGGCGTCGTCGTTGCGGAAATCCAGCAGAACTCCGACACTACATACCGGATCTACGACTACGACCGGCCCGGCCTGGACGGCAAGCCCCGCGAGCTGCATATCGAGGATTCGCTGAACGTCACCGCTTACGAAGGCGCGGGGGCGACTTCCATGAAGACGGACGGCGCGGTGCCCGGAGAATGGCTGCGTCTGGCGGTGTCGCCTTATTTTATCGTGGAAAAAGGCATTGTAAACGGCAGCTGGGGCCTTGAAACCAATCCGGAGAGCTTTACGGTGCTGGTTGTCTGCGAAGGAAGCGGGCACCTCTTATGGGAGGGCGGCTCCCAGCCGTATTCGGCGGGCGAATGCTATCTGCTCCCGGCCAATCTCGGCGCCTATACCATTGAAGGGCAGGCCACCCTGCTTCGCTCGTATTTGCCTTAA
- a CDS encoding class I SAM-dependent methyltransferase — MGFLSVLSFAHKMVQERLSPGDRAVDATVGTGADTLFLTKAVGPRGEVYGFDIQPESLRLAEERLSRAREEERNALAPSTLLLKSHAAMAEELPPSWRGSVGAVMFNFGYLPSDDADKSVITLPDSSVAALEASVGLLRPGGIVTAVLYPGHPGGELEAEAVMAWASSVPQQTASAIVYRQLQRKTAPYVIALEKKKGLDSQI; from the coding sequence ATGGGCTTCCTATCCGTCCTGAGCTTCGCTCATAAAATGGTGCAAGAGCGCCTTTCCCCCGGCGATCGCGCCGTGGATGCCACGGTTGGAACCGGCGCGGACACGCTGTTCCTGACCAAGGCGGTTGGGCCAAGAGGCGAGGTCTACGGCTTTGATATCCAGCCCGAGTCTTTGAGGCTAGCCGAAGAGCGGCTGAGCCGCGCCAGAGAGGAAGAAAGGAACGCCCTCGCTCCTTCCACGCTTCTGCTAAAGAGCCATGCCGCGATGGCCGAAGAGTTACCCCCGTCATGGCGAGGCAGCGTCGGAGCCGTCATGTTCAACTTCGGCTATCTTCCCTCGGATGATGCGGACAAGAGTGTGATCACTCTGCCAGACAGCTCGGTTGCTGCGCTGGAAGCCTCCGTCGGGCTTCTCCGGCCGGGCGGGATCGTAACGGCGGTTCTGTACCCTGGACATCCCGGCGGAGAGCTGGAGGCGGAAGCAGTCATGGCCTGGGCGTCCTCCGTTCCGCAGCAGACGGCAAGCGCCATCGTGTACCGCCAGCTTCAGCGCAAGACGGCGCCCTATGTTATCGCGCTTGAGAAAAAGAAGGGACTGGATTCCCAAATTTGA
- a CDS encoding TIGR01212 family radical SAM protein (This family includes YhcC from E. coli K-12, an uncharacterized radical SAM protein.), with protein MTILEVPSAALLWGDKRFHTWNYEMREQFGDKVFKVMLDAGFTCPNRDGSIAKGGCTFCSARGSGDFAGSRRDDLVTQFGSVRDRQHLKWPNAKYIGYFQAYTNTYAPVEELREYYEVILEQPGVVGLSIATRPDCLPDDVVDYLAELNERTYLWVEMGLQTIHESTSRLINRAHDTECYYEAVEKLRSRGIRVCTHIIHGLPQETHEMMLETVSAVSQMDVQGIKIHLLHLMRKTPMVKQYEAGLLRFLEQDEYVKLIADSLEMLPPEMIVHRLTGDAPRDLLIGPMWSLKKWEVLNAIDNELVRRDTWQGKYWRKR; from the coding sequence ATGACTATACTTGAAGTCCCTTCTGCAGCCTTGCTGTGGGGAGATAAACGTTTTCATACCTGGAATTACGAAATGCGCGAGCAGTTTGGCGACAAAGTGTTCAAAGTTATGCTCGACGCCGGCTTTACCTGCCCCAACCGCGACGGCTCCATTGCCAAGGGAGGCTGCACGTTTTGCAGCGCAAGAGGCTCGGGAGATTTCGCCGGAAGCCGGCGTGACGATCTGGTGACCCAGTTCGGAAGCGTCCGCGACCGCCAGCATCTGAAGTGGCCGAACGCCAAGTATATCGGCTATTTCCAGGCCTATACCAACACTTACGCGCCGGTCGAGGAACTGCGGGAGTATTACGAGGTTATCCTTGAGCAGCCCGGAGTCGTCGGTTTGTCCATCGCCACCCGTCCCGACTGCCTGCCGGATGATGTTGTCGATTATCTGGCGGAATTGAACGAACGGACGTATCTGTGGGTGGAAATGGGATTGCAGACGATCCACGAGTCCACCTCGCGGCTCATTAACCGGGCGCATGATACAGAGTGCTATTACGAGGCTGTAGAGAAGCTGCGCAGCCGCGGCATCCGGGTCTGCACGCACATTATCCACGGCCTCCCGCAGGAAACCCACGAAATGATGCTCGAAACGGTGTCCGCCGTATCGCAGATGGATGTGCAGGGCATCAAAATCCATCTTCTGCATCTGATGCGTAAAACGCCGATGGTCAAGCAGTACGAGGCGGGGCTGCTGCGGTTCCTGGAGCAGGACGAATATGTGAAGCTTATCGCCGACTCGCTGGAAATGCTGCCGCCTGAAATGATTGTGCACCGCCTGACCGGTGACGCTCCTCGCGATCTGCTGATCGGGCCGATGTGGAGCCTCAAGAAATGGGAAGTGCTTAACGCAATCGACAATGAGCTGGTGCGCAGGGATACCTGGCAGGGTAAGTATTGGAGAAAGCGCTGA
- the trmB gene encoding tRNA (guanosine(46)-N7)-methyltransferase TrmB: protein MRLRGRKGIRESLEQQTDLVVLDARSHKGQWSDFFGNDRPIYVEFGMGKGQFISQMSRKYPEINFIGVDMYDELIRRGAEKARIAWEPEGVETPPNLKLALANIEYAEEVFAEGELQRIYLNFSDPWPKSKHARRRLTHPRFLHKYRGLLGSLGEIHLKTDSRSLFEFSLNSFADFGLQMTNISLDLHAGGINEEHVMTEYETKFVGQGVHIHRCEAIVGTEALERYQAARLDKYRL from the coding sequence ATGCGTTTACGCGGAAGAAAAGGAATACGCGAAAGTCTGGAGCAGCAGACCGATCTGGTCGTGCTCGACGCTCGCAGCCACAAAGGACAATGGTCCGATTTTTTTGGAAACGACCGCCCGATTTATGTCGAGTTCGGAATGGGGAAAGGCCAGTTCATCAGCCAGATGAGCCGCAAGTACCCGGAGATCAATTTCATCGGCGTCGATATGTACGATGAGCTGATCCGCCGCGGCGCGGAAAAAGCCCGTATCGCTTGGGAGCCGGAGGGAGTGGAGACCCCGCCGAATCTAAAGCTTGCGCTGGCCAATATCGAATATGCGGAGGAAGTGTTCGCCGAGGGAGAGCTTCAACGGATTTATTTGAACTTCAGCGATCCGTGGCCGAAGTCGAAGCATGCCCGCCGCAGATTGACGCATCCCCGGTTCCTGCACAAATATCGCGGGCTGCTTGGCTCGCTGGGAGAGATTCATTTGAAGACAGATTCGCGCAGCCTGTTCGAATTTTCCCTGAATTCCTTTGCCGACTTCGGCCTGCAGATGACGAACATTTCGCTTGATCTCCACGCGGGAGGCATTAACGAAGAGCATGTCATGACCGAGTATGAAACCAAGTTCGTCGGCCAGGGCGTTCACATCCACCGCTGCGAAGCGATTGTTGGAACGGAAGCGCTGGAACGTTATCAAGCCGCACGTTTGGACAAATATAGACTGTAA
- a CDS encoding phosphatase PAP2 family protein has translation MRPKMLKLLTAEQRLFHWINGRLHNRHLNFWLFYLTHLGGATASIGISLLVWGIAPHTLKLPAQQALIALAVSHLPVAVAKRLYPRVRPYLALPGTNTFRNPLKDHSFPSGHTTAIFASVVPYIAAFPVLAFILLPIALTVGFSRIYLGLHYPSDVAAGALIGTAVAAGTVTLWS, from the coding sequence ATGAGACCTAAAATGTTAAAATTGCTTACTGCAGAGCAGCGCCTGTTTCACTGGATCAACGGGCGGCTGCACAACCGTCACTTGAATTTCTGGCTCTTTTATCTGACCCATCTGGGCGGAGCTACGGCCAGCATCGGAATCAGTCTTCTGGTATGGGGAATTGCCCCGCATACGCTGAAGCTGCCCGCCCAGCAGGCGCTGATCGCCCTGGCCGTCAGCCATCTTCCGGTCGCTGTCGCCAAAAGGCTGTATCCCCGGGTGCGTCCTTACCTGGCGCTGCCCGGAACGAATACGTTCCGCAATCCGCTCAAAGACCATTCGTTCCCGTCCGGGCATACGACGGCTATCTTCGCTTCCGTTGTGCCTTATATCGCAGCTTTTCCCGTTCTGGCTTTCATCCTGCTGCCGATTGCCCTTACTGTGGGATTCTCGCGGATTTATCTTGGACTCCATTATCCCTCCGATGTGGCGGCCGGCGCTTTGATCGGCACAGCCGTTGCCGCAGGAACGGTTACCTTGTGGAGTTAG
- a CDS encoding glycosyltransferase family 2 protein yields MTDAIFVTLQVILALIAIYQFGFSLFGLRRKKKKELVQPQKSFAVLVAAHNEQEVVGALMENLKQLNYPKELYDVFVICDNCTDATARIVREHGMNACVRTNNNLRGKGYAIEWMLANLWEMPRQYDAVVMFDADNLAHTDFLMEMNNDLCAGAKVIQGYIDTKNPEDSWITAAYGISYWYINRLWQLSRHNLGMANFLGGTGMCFETNLLKEMGWGATSLVEDLEFTMRSASKGVYPVFNYDAKVFDEKPLTFKASSRQRLRWMQGHFTVARRYFFPLLWQSIKERSLTKFDLALYGANVYIVLLTFLMTAVMWIDSSLLDGPHISNLYGHLPLWLSYAAIGANIFTFFISMILEKVTFKKVYAYMLVFPIYLISWYPITFYAFFTQNNKQWSHTKHTRVVRLEEVQSKQG; encoded by the coding sequence ATGACAGATGCAATTTTTGTAACGCTCCAAGTGATCTTGGCGTTGATCGCAATTTATCAGTTTGGATTCTCGCTCTTCGGACTGCGCAGAAAGAAGAAAAAAGAGCTTGTCCAGCCGCAGAAATCATTTGCGGTACTCGTCGCTGCGCATAACGAACAAGAAGTGGTCGGAGCGCTGATGGAAAATTTGAAGCAGCTGAATTATCCGAAAGAGCTTTACGACGTATTCGTCATTTGCGATAACTGTACGGACGCTACGGCACGAATAGTCCGCGAGCACGGCATGAATGCCTGCGTCCGCACCAACAATAATCTGAGAGGCAAAGGCTACGCCATCGAGTGGATGCTGGCGAACCTGTGGGAAATGCCGCGCCAATACGATGCCGTCGTGATGTTCGACGCGGACAATCTGGCCCACACCGACTTCCTGATGGAGATGAACAACGATCTTTGCGCCGGCGCCAAAGTCATCCAGGGCTACATCGACACCAAGAATCCCGAGGACTCCTGGATCACCGCAGCCTACGGCATCTCCTACTGGTATATTAACCGTTTGTGGCAGTTGTCCCGACACAATCTTGGAATGGCCAACTTCCTGGGCGGAACGGGCATGTGCTTCGAAACGAACCTGCTCAAGGAAATGGGCTGGGGAGCCACCAGTCTTGTTGAGGACCTGGAGTTCACCATGCGCAGCGCGTCGAAGGGCGTATATCCCGTATTCAACTACGATGCCAAGGTGTTTGACGAGAAGCCGCTCACGTTCAAGGCCTCATCCAGACAGAGGCTTCGCTGGATGCAAGGACACTTTACCGTCGCCCGCCGCTATTTCTTCCCTCTGCTGTGGCAGAGCATCAAAGAGCGGAGCCTGACCAAGTTCGACCTGGCCCTGTACGGCGCGAACGTATACATTGTGCTCCTTACGTTCCTGATGACCGCGGTCATGTGGATCGACAGCTCACTGCTTGACGGGCCGCATATCTCCAACCTGTACGGCCACTTGCCTTTGTGGCTGAGCTATGCCGCTATCGGCGCTAACATCTTCACCTTCTTTATATCGATGATTCTCGAGAAGGTAACGTTCAAGAAGGTGTATGCTTATATGCTGGTCTTTCCGATTTACCTGATTTCATGGTATCCGATTACGTTCTACGCGTTCTTTACGCAAAACAACAAGCAGTGGAGCCATACCAAGCATACGCGCGTCGTTCGCCTGGAGGAAGTTCAAAGCAAGCAGGGCTAG
- the infC gene encoding translation initiation factor IF-3: MINDEIRAKEVRLVGAEGEQIGIKPIREALQMAIDLNLDLVNVAPQAKPPVCRIMDYGKFRYEQQKKEKEARKNQKIVDIKEVWFRANIEEHDYQTKFRNVVKFLNEGDKVKCSVRFRGREITHANIGQKILERVKLEVAEISVVERQPKLEGRSMIMILAPKSS; this comes from the coding sequence ATGATCAATGATGAGATTCGGGCGAAAGAAGTCCGTTTGGTTGGTGCGGAAGGAGAACAAATCGGGATTAAACCGATCCGCGAAGCGTTGCAAATGGCAATAGATCTTAATCTGGATTTAGTCAATGTAGCGCCGCAAGCGAAACCGCCGGTATGCCGCATCATGGATTACGGGAAGTTCCGTTATGAGCAGCAGAAGAAAGAGAAGGAAGCCCGCAAGAACCAGAAGATCGTGGACATCAAGGAAGTCTGGTTCCGCGCGAACATTGAGGAGCATGATTATCAGACCAAGTTCCGCAATGTAGTCAAGTTTCTGAATGAGGGCGACAAGGTGAAATGCTCCGTCCGCTTCCGCGGACGCGAAATTACCCACGCGAACATCGGCCAGAAAATTCTGGAGCGCGTCAAATTGGAAGTGGCCGAAATTTCCGTTGTGGAACGCCAGCCCAAGCTTGAAGGCCGCAGCATGATTATGATTCTGGCACCCAAATCATCTTAA
- the rpmI gene encoding 50S ribosomal protein L35, whose protein sequence is MPKMKTHSSLKGRFKITGTGKVKRYKAYKNHLLSHKSKRAKRVLGTNPVMAPGDVRRLKQGLANLK, encoded by the coding sequence ATGCCTAAAATGAAAACCCACAGCAGCCTGAAAGGCCGCTTCAAAATTACCGGAACAGGTAAAGTAAAGCGTTACAAAGCTTACAAAAACCATCTGTTGTCCCACAAGTCCAAGCGCGCTAAGCGGGTTCTGGGAACCAACCCTGTAATGGCACCTGGCGACGTAAGACGCCTGAAGCAAGGTCTGGCTAACTTGAAATAG
- the rplT gene encoding 50S ribosomal protein L20 has protein sequence MARVKGGFVVRRKHKKVLKLAKGYFGSKHRIFKTAKEQVMKSLVYAYRDRRQTKRNFRRLWIVRINAAARLNGLSYNKLVHGLKLAGVDINRKMLADLAVNDLNAFNSLATVAKEKINA, from the coding sequence ATGGCAAGAGTTAAGGGCGGCTTCGTCGTACGCCGTAAACATAAAAAGGTACTGAAACTGGCAAAAGGTTACTTCGGTTCGAAACACCGCATTTTCAAAACTGCTAAAGAACAAGTAATGAAATCGTTGGTATACGCATACCGCGACCGTCGTCAAACAAAACGCAACTTCCGCAGACTGTGGATCGTTCGTATCAACGCTGCAGCCCGTCTGAACGGCCTGTCCTACAACAAGCTCGTACATGGTCTGAAGCTGGCCGGAGTGGACATCAACCGCAAAATGCTGGCCGATCTCGCTGTTAACGATCTGAACGCGTTCAACTCGCTGGCTACCGTAGCCAAAGAGAAAATCAACGCGTAA
- a CDS encoding acyl-CoA thioesterase, translated as MMSESSQPAAPASKYCRESRVFKTGRVFPNDVNNHQTLFGGKLMSNIDEVASISAMRHCRCNVVTASTDSVDFLSPIRPTDSFCFESFVSWTGRTSIEVFVKVIAENLYSGERTVAATSFLTFVAIGPDGSPAPVPKVIPETDEEKLVSDLAEERSEQRKVRRAASKKLAGQLITTKYWE; from the coding sequence ATGATGAGTGAATCGTCCCAGCCGGCAGCTCCGGCTTCAAAATACTGCCGGGAATCGCGCGTCTTTAAAACAGGCCGTGTCTTCCCCAACGATGTTAACAATCACCAAACCCTGTTCGGCGGGAAGCTGATGAGCAACATAGATGAAGTCGCCTCGATCTCCGCGATGCGCCACTGCCGATGCAACGTCGTCACCGCCTCCACCGACTCAGTTGACTTTCTGTCCCCGATCCGGCCTACCGACTCCTTCTGCTTCGAATCCTTTGTCTCCTGGACCGGACGAACCAGCATCGAAGTATTCGTGAAGGTCATCGCCGAAAATTTATATTCAGGCGAGCGCACCGTTGCGGCCACTTCCTTTCTTACCTTTGTGGCTATCGGACCTGACGGAAGCCCTGCTCCCGTACCCAAAGTGATCCCCGAAACAGACGAGGAGAAGCTTGTCAGCGATTTGGCGGAGGAACGTTCGGAGCAGCGAAAGGTCAGACGCGCCGCCAGCAAGAAGCTCGCTGGTCAGCTAATTACAACGAAGTACTGGGAGTAG
- a CDS encoding BMP family lipoprotein, protein MKKVFKLSLVMLLAFTVILAGCGSNNNNASGDTGTNAGTNTAANTGAGEATTDNSNIKIGMVTDVGGVNDKSFNQSAWEALQALEKENGVKVQYLQSKSNADYEPNLNQFVKGGFALTWGIGFSMGDSVKKVALENPDAKLAIIDNVVDAPNVESVTFSENEGSFLVGVVAGLTTKSNKVAFIGGMESPVIKRFEVGFKAGVAAVNPNAKVTVTYAGAFDKPDTGKSLAATLYNAGNDIIFPAAGATGNGVFNEAKSRNKAGGSKVWVIGVDKDQSLDFGDDVTLTSMMKRVDEAVKVVSKQVIDGTFKGGTTTVLGLKDNGVGLPETSKANVSADILAKVDDYKKQIIDGKITVPSE, encoded by the coding sequence ATGAAAAAAGTTTTCAAGCTGTCTCTCGTTATGCTGCTTGCTTTCACGGTCATTCTGGCCGGCTGCGGAAGCAACAACAATAATGCATCCGGAGACACAGGCACTAACGCAGGCACCAATACTGCAGCCAACACGGGCGCCGGTGAAGCAACTACCGACAACTCCAACATTAAAATCGGTATGGTTACCGACGTTGGCGGCGTAAACGACAAATCGTTTAACCAATCCGCTTGGGAAGCCCTGCAAGCTCTTGAGAAAGAAAATGGCGTAAAAGTTCAATACCTCCAAAGTAAATCCAATGCGGACTATGAGCCGAACCTGAACCAATTTGTTAAAGGCGGTTTTGCTCTGACCTGGGGCATTGGCTTTAGCATGGGCGATTCCGTGAAAAAGGTTGCACTCGAGAATCCGGACGCCAAGCTGGCCATCATTGACAATGTAGTAGATGCTCCTAACGTTGAATCCGTTACGTTTTCGGAGAACGAGGGCTCGTTCCTGGTCGGCGTTGTAGCCGGTCTGACAACAAAGTCGAACAAGGTAGCCTTTATCGGCGGTATGGAAAGCCCGGTCATCAAACGCTTTGAAGTAGGTTTCAAGGCAGGCGTAGCTGCAGTGAATCCGAATGCTAAAGTAACGGTTACTTATGCCGGCGCGTTCGACAAACCGGACACAGGCAAATCCTTGGCTGCCACATTGTATAATGCAGGCAACGATATTATCTTCCCGGCTGCGGGTGCAACGGGCAACGGCGTATTCAACGAAGCGAAATCCCGCAACAAAGCCGGCGGCTCGAAAGTATGGGTTATTGGGGTGGACAAAGACCAGTCGCTTGATTTTGGCGATGACGTAACGCTGACTTCCATGATGAAACGCGTTGACGAAGCGGTTAAAGTTGTTTCCAAGCAGGTGATCGACGGCACCTTCAAGGGCGGCACTACTACCGTTCTTGGCCTGAAAGACAACGGCGTAGGTCTGCCGGAGACTTCCAAAGCGAACGTGAGCGCCGACATTCTGGCTAAAGTCGATGATTACAAAAAGCAAATCATCGACGGTAAGATTACAGTACCTAGCGAGTAA